A stretch of the Nosocomiicoccus ampullae genome encodes the following:
- a CDS encoding DUF6612 family protein, with the protein MRLTRLFILGLSSFLILTACSTEEEVKESTTEEKAEPKEVTEADIDDEVLQKVVDQSKEVESYHTSLDIEAELDEEEDETINVEVDYINSNPPEISLSSFDVLRTVSKDGHTYFNNDEEWVEITDSVEESALFSVTYQQVVNTLMTVKDKLEHETKDGKDVYKYEGNDENVYRAIERLIHVNFGNVDVSNNDTKLKFVINNDKLIEKVEFDVEINDDEGNVELKGESNFSQFNEVKEIELPKEIE; encoded by the coding sequence ATGAGACTAACACGCTTATTTATATTAGGTTTAAGTTCTTTTTTAATACTGACTGCTTGTTCGACTGAAGAAGAGGTAAAAGAAAGTACAACAGAAGAAAAGGCAGAACCAAAAGAAGTGACTGAAGCGGACATAGATGACGAAGTCTTACAAAAAGTTGTAGATCAATCAAAAGAAGTAGAATCTTATCATACTTCACTAGACATTGAAGCTGAACTAGATGAAGAGGAAGATGAGACAATCAACGTAGAAGTCGATTATATCAATTCAAACCCACCAGAAATTTCGCTCTCTTCTTTCGATGTATTAAGAACTGTTTCTAAAGATGGTCACACATATTTTAATAACGATGAAGAGTGGGTTGAAATTACAGATTCTGTTGAAGAATCTGCATTATTTAGTGTGACTTATCAACAAGTCGTAAACACACTCATGACAGTTAAAGATAAACTTGAACATGAAACAAAGGACGGTAAAGATGTCTATAAATACGAAGGAAATGACGAAAATGTTTACCGTGCGATTGAACGGTTAATTCATGTGAACTTCGGAAATGTTGATGTTTCAAATAACGATACAAAACTTAAGTTTGTAATTAATAATGACAAACTTATCGAAAAAGTAGAATTTGATGTGGAAATTAATGATGATGAAGGCAACGTAGAGTTAAAAGGTGAAAGTAATTTCAGCCAATTTAACGAAGTAAAAGAAATAGAACTCCCTAAAGAAATAGAGTAA
- a CDS encoding GNAT family N-acetyltransferase, which produces MNFEIRQPRIEDAESVIEHKIKVTKENPDTLATAIENQEPDLNDQIEKIKNTGENDLKLVAVDSDKVIGIINMFHDHRHKFRHIGQFGISVQQEYAGHGIGSKLIEEVVQFAKENEHIEKLILTVFGNNDGAIRLYEKFGFETEATLKDQVKLNDGSYTDLIYMSKWV; this is translated from the coding sequence ATGAATTTTGAAATACGTCAACCTAGAATTGAAGATGCAGAATCAGTGATAGAACATAAAATTAAAGTAACAAAAGAAAATCCAGACACACTTGCAACAGCAATTGAAAACCAAGAACCAGATTTAAATGATCAAATAGAAAAGATAAAAAATACAGGTGAAAATGACTTAAAACTCGTTGCAGTAGATAGCGATAAAGTGATTGGAATCATTAATATGTTCCACGATCATCGTCATAAATTCCGTCACATTGGACAATTTGGAATTAGTGTTCAACAAGAATACGCGGGTCACGGTATTGGTTCTAAATTAATAGAGGAAGTTGTGCAATTCGCTAAAGAGAATGAACATATCGAAAAACTGATTTTAACAGTGTTCGGTAATAATGACGGCGCGATTCGACTGTACGAAAAATTCGGATTTGAAACCGAAGCGACGTTAAAAGACCAAGTTAAACTAAACGATGGCAGTTATACGGATTTAATTTATATGTCTAAATGGGTTTAA
- a CDS encoding PLP-dependent aminotransferase family protein: protein MALYLDLYESLKRQIISGDYETNDKLPSKRQLEKHLNLSQTTIERAYELLLDEGFIYSKPRSGYYVSKLEVLPVVRKEIEEVSIQKDKKTYDYEFKTAQVDVEHFPFDMFRKLSRQVFDESFETLVNEDSKQGLFELRQQIATYLFNSRGVNASHDQIIIGSSTNQLIEHVVQILKKQKFMIEAPSYPPARDVLEKYNIDYVKIPLKRDGICMESVKKSNHDVIFVTPSHHFPTGTVLTIEKRTRLLKWAYEKENRYIIEDDYDSEFRYFKKPLPALQSLDTENRVIYISTFSKALFPSLRMAYMVLPKELLQDFHQLEYIESNTVPIHMQQIMALFLRSGHFDRHLNKMRHIYKKKISYIIKRLKPYQNELTISGEQAGMHFVLTVNNDLTLEECLMRARQNSLKIEPMYTYDKEHKAVSFVIGFGGIKFNELKKHMDVLIDTLTM, encoded by the coding sequence ATGGCATTATATTTAGACTTATACGAGTCACTAAAAAGACAAATAATTTCTGGAGATTACGAAACAAACGATAAATTACCGTCAAAACGCCAGTTAGAAAAACATTTAAACTTATCACAAACGACAATAGAACGCGCCTATGAACTCCTTCTAGACGAAGGGTTTATTTACTCTAAGCCAAGAAGTGGATATTACGTGAGTAAACTAGAAGTGCTACCAGTTGTTCGAAAAGAAATTGAAGAAGTGAGTATTCAAAAAGATAAAAAAACTTATGATTACGAGTTTAAAACTGCACAAGTTGACGTCGAACACTTCCCGTTTGATATGTTTCGAAAACTTTCAAGACAAGTATTTGATGAATCATTTGAAACACTCGTAAATGAAGACAGCAAACAAGGTTTATTTGAACTTCGTCAACAAATCGCTACTTACTTATTTAATAGTCGAGGGGTAAACGCTTCTCATGACCAAATTATTATCGGGTCGTCGACAAATCAGTTGATTGAACATGTCGTTCAAATTTTAAAAAAGCAAAAGTTTATGATTGAGGCACCGAGCTATCCACCAGCGCGTGATGTTTTAGAAAAATATAATATAGATTACGTTAAAATACCGCTTAAAAGAGATGGTATTTGCATGGAATCTGTAAAAAAGAGTAATCACGACGTTATTTTTGTTACACCAAGTCATCATTTTCCAACGGGTACAGTACTTACGATTGAAAAGCGTACGCGTCTTTTAAAATGGGCATATGAAAAAGAAAATCGGTATATTATTGAAGATGATTATGACTCAGAGTTTCGATATTTTAAAAAGCCACTACCTGCATTACAAAGTTTAGATACAGAAAACAGAGTAATATATATTAGTACATTTTCTAAAGCATTATTTCCGTCACTAAGAATGGCGTATATGGTACTGCCAAAAGAGTTGTTACAAGATTTTCATCAGTTAGAATATATCGAGTCAAATACTGTGCCGATTCATATGCAGCAAATAATGGCGTTATTTTTAAGAAGCGGTCATTTCGATCGACACTTAAATAAAATGCGTCATATTTATAAAAAGAAAATATCATATATTATTAAACGTCTTAAACCTTATCAAAATGAGTTAACAATCAGCGGGGAACAAGCGGGTATGCATTTTGTGTTAACTGTAAATAATGATTTAACGCTCGAAGAATGTTTAATGCGTGCGCGACAAAATAGTTTAAAAATAGAGCCAATGTATACGTACGACAAAGAACATAAAGCGGTATCATTTGTGATTGGCTTTGGAGGTATTAAATTTAATGAACTAAAAAAACATATGGATGTCTTAATCGACACATTAACAATGTAA
- a CDS encoding HAD family hydrolase — MKAVAIDLDSTALTNDGKFSDHLKRTIETLHENGTLVFIATGRSMKSLKTKIPEDLPVDGFVAASGVVVMADGKTLRNSTFKKETVEEVISIARDQHVYYEINTTNDGPFTFKEDKEYSLEDLLHPPEEDVLAYETIGANRSIKDSNQWVDTVDLEDVIKLYFFSNSKDKINKFYKTLDNNSEKNTKYALYQTAAHNSEIMVPGVDKATGLKVLSKYFNIELSDIHVFGDSMNDIPMFKVAGKSIAMKNAINELKLLSDDITEHTNDDDGLARYIEAHYL, encoded by the coding sequence ATGAAAGCAGTCGCAATAGATTTAGATAGTACCGCTTTAACAAATGATGGTAAGTTCAGTGACCATTTAAAAAGAACAATTGAAACACTTCACGAAAATGGCACATTGGTTTTTATCGCTACAGGACGTTCGATGAAATCATTAAAAACTAAAATTCCTGAAGACTTACCAGTAGACGGATTCGTTGCAGCGAGTGGCGTTGTCGTTATGGCTGACGGAAAAACGTTAAGAAATTCAACGTTTAAAAAAGAAACGGTTGAAGAAGTCATCTCTATTGCTCGAGACCAACATGTCTACTATGAAATCAATACGACAAATGATGGGCCGTTTACATTTAAAGAAGATAAAGAATATTCATTAGAGGATTTACTTCACCCTCCTGAAGAAGATGTACTTGCGTACGAAACAATCGGCGCGAATCGTAGTATTAAAGATAGTAATCAGTGGGTAGATACGGTCGATCTAGAAGATGTTATTAAACTATACTTCTTTAGTAACTCTAAAGATAAAATTAATAAGTTTTACAAAACACTTGATAACAATTCAGAGAAAAACACAAAATATGCACTATACCAAACAGCAGCGCATAACTCTGAAATTATGGTACCAGGCGTCGATAAAGCTACAGGGTTAAAAGTATTGTCGAAGTATTTTAATATCGAGTTATCAGACATTCACGTCTTCGGAGATAGTATGAATGACATTCCGATGTTTAAAGTAGCGGGTAAATCTATCGCGATGAAAAATGCGATTAATGAGTTAAAGTTGTTAAGTGATGATATTACTGAACACACAAATGATGATGATGGCCTCGCACGATATATTGAAGCGCATTACTTATAA
- a CDS encoding acetamidase/formamidase family protein, with product MKHLSNEHYFYHMSKDNEPKLTVEAGDTVKIDTLDCFTNQIQDESYEFDALDWDKMNPATGPIYVNGIQAGDVLKVTIEDVEIRDKGVMLTVPDAGVMGKYLHEPTIKVLEIKDDTVDFNGIKIPLNKMVGVIGVAPKDEAINNGTPDTHGGNMDSVKVTTGATLYLPVYHDGALFGLGDLHGAMGDGEISVTGLEVEGSVTVTLEKAENIQTEHPILVNDDGIYQFVSHESLDESVDQSVQVMIQNILEPRTTLTLPELTMLMSLVGQTEINQVVDPLKTARFFVPQYILDELNINLK from the coding sequence ATGAAACATCTTTCTAATGAACATTATTTTTACCACATGTCTAAAGATAACGAACCTAAGTTAACTGTAGAGGCTGGAGATACAGTTAAAATAGACACTCTTGATTGTTTTACAAATCAAATACAAGATGAAAGTTACGAATTTGACGCACTCGACTGGGACAAAATGAATCCTGCAACAGGGCCAATTTACGTGAATGGTATTCAAGCAGGTGACGTTTTAAAAGTAACGATTGAAGATGTTGAAATCCGTGATAAAGGTGTTATGCTAACTGTTCCTGATGCTGGAGTAATGGGTAAATATTTACACGAACCAACAATTAAAGTCCTCGAAATTAAAGACGATACAGTCGACTTTAACGGTATTAAAATACCACTAAATAAAATGGTCGGAGTCATTGGGGTTGCACCAAAAGATGAAGCAATCAATAACGGTACACCAGATACACACGGTGGTAATATGGACTCTGTTAAAGTCACTACTGGTGCAACACTTTACTTACCGGTCTACCACGACGGTGCATTATTTGGATTAGGAGACTTACACGGTGCAATGGGTGATGGTGAAATTTCTGTCACTGGTCTAGAAGTTGAAGGTTCTGTCACGGTAACGTTAGAAAAAGCTGAAAACATACAAACTGAACACCCTATTTTAGTAAATGATGACGGAATTTATCAGTTTGTTTCTCACGAAAGTTTAGACGAATCAGTTGATCAGTCCGTACAGGTGATGATTCAAAATATTTTAGAGCCAAGAACGACGTTAACACTACCAGAGCTGACAATGCTGATGAGTTTAGTCGGTCAAACTGAAATTAACCAAGTCGTTGATCCTTTAAAAACTGCACGTTTCTTCGTACCACAATATATTTTAGATGAATTAAATATTAACTTAAAATAA